From the Stigmatopora argus isolate UIUO_Sarg chromosome 12, RoL_Sarg_1.0, whole genome shotgun sequence genome, the window gagtgtgggagtgagagtgtgggagtgagagtgtgggagtgagagtgtgggagtgagagtgtgggagtgagagtgtgggagtgagagtgtgggagtgagagtgtgggagtgagagtgtgggagtgagagtgtgggagtgagagtgtgggagtgagagtgtgggagtgagagtgtgggagtgagagtgtgggagtgagagtgtgggagtgagagtgtgggagtgagagtgtgggagCGAGAGTGGTGAGAGCGAGAGTGGTGAGAGCGAGAGTGGTGAGAGCGAGAGTGGTGAGAGCGAGAGTGGTGAGAGCGAGAGTGGTGAGAGCGAGAGTGGTGAGAGCGAGAGTGGTGAGAGCGAGAGTGGTGAGAGCGAGAGTGGTGAGAGCGAGAGTGGTGAGAGCGAGAGTGGTGAGAGCGAGAGTGGTGAGAGCGAGAGTGGTGAGAGCGAGAGTGGTGAGAGCGAGAGTGGTGAGAGCGAGAGTGGTGAGAGCGAGAGTGGTGAGAGCGAGAGTGGTGAGAGCGAGAGTGGTGAGAGCgagagtgtgggagtgagaGTGGTGAGAGCGAGGGTGTGTGAGGTCTTCACCCCATATCAAGCCTTGATTGCGCTAAATAGACTATGAAAGACTGCTCATTATGGCCAACAAGCTCTCAAATGGGAAAaacagacttaaaaaaaacaaaaacaaaaaactccgGAAAACAAATTAGTCAGAAAaagaaagtttgaaaaaataattgaaaaaagaaCCATCAAAATAAGATGGCAGGTAAAATTATTAGCCTGAGCATTCTGCATATATGAACCACCACAAGgccaaaacacaaaattaagTTATTCTAGTTATAACTGCAATATAACTTATTGCACCACTTGTATTTGTTTGGGCATTACTGtccatttaatgaataaatctaCATATCTATGTATTACATTTTATATGGGACTGGAGCTAGGAAACGGCCCCATGGTACGTTGGTCAACATCCCCAAATTTAAGCACTCTACAGTTATTTTGGCAGGTTGCAAGGCACGGTGGCTGAGTGCTACCCACTAGTGGACGGGAGTGGAAGTGCAGCAATTATTTAATTCCACCAAAAGCAAACTTGTAAAGATTTTTTcagatggattttgaatcgataTGAGAACTGCAATCTGATATCACAGAATCTTTTTTAAACACCTttaaaacattaacatttttagACTTAATTCTTATAATATTGTGACTTAAatctcataattttatgacttttttttgctttttttccccctgcttgGCGTTTTGTTGACTGGATATCTTGGCACTGTTCCATTTCCAGCATCTGAAGTTCCCTTAATGAGGATACATATTTGCTTAATTTCTTCATCATTGCTATAATCTGCCGCAAAAAGATCTTGCGAGGAAGAAAATTCATCACGCAACATAGCGGAGCGGAGTCTATTCGATCACAACGGCAAAATCGCATTGTGCTGAACATGGCTGGTCTGAGCATAACGCAGCGTTCATACCAGCCAAGTTTTGTTCGGTTTGCTCTGTAATGACTAGCATTATATGAaacattattgttattaaactatttttgtttgtttgtttgtttgttttatagaCTGCTTCTTGGCTTAGTGCTGCCCCCTCGGTTCTTGAGGAGTACATACAGTGTGTCTCAACTGGGGAAGACCTCAAGTTTCTCCTCCAAAACAAAGAGTGTCATGGAAAATTGGGCAAAAATACTGTTGGTATGGTCTCTGTTCATTGTCAGTAAACTTtaaaaggtgctatgaaatggtgatcgttgaaaaaatgaaaatgaattccctaatgtaattttacatgtagaaaatTAATTTGGCATTCAAATGTAGATGTTTTTTATATACCATTTCATAGTTTTATTCCActcaagtttttattttttcctaaaGTTTTTTGTTCTAATGACAAAACGATGAAAAAATATCTCGACTACAAAAATCTGTAGGCTCATATGTGCAAATGGGGTTATTTATTGGAATTTTGGTAGAAAAAAAGACCttttaaaggtgctatgaaatggtgactgaaatacaaaaatgacTGGACTAATTTAATTTTGCATCTTGAAAACCAATTTGTCAATCAAATCAGCTTGTCATAGTTATGCCTTTATTTCAATAAGTAAATTAATCAGACAGTAAATAAAAATCGGTGCAGTCATTTTCGTGGCTGCGATTTCCATCGTCTGTGCGTTAAAACCTATCTAATCTTATGGTTAGGGGCTGGCTGAGCACGCACACATGTCCggtaattatttcaaaataaaatcagatcTTGTTCAATAAATGCAAATGTCTGCAGTAACTCTCACATATGTCACATTTTAGCCTAAAATAGCTTTTAATTGGGCTTCAAATGAGCTAACATTTACTCTTTGCCGGCCATGATGACAGTCATTTTGTATCAAATCCTCTCTTTAGATGGCCTCAAAATATCAGAGAATAAAAATGGCACCGGGTTTCTGACCTATTTCATATTCTACACTGAAATAACTTTAAGATGACACATTATGCATtctgaaatgaaattaaaaattctaataaaccacccattcaaattttaaagtgtttatccttaaaaatacatatacaaaaactctaatatatatttttttcattgacaaTATATCGCACGTAGGCAATCATTTATGAGACGATTAATCGCCCACAAAAATTCGTTATTGTGACAGGCCTCTTCATAGTTATTCCACACAAAACAATCCATCAGGGAACATCCACTTTTTTTCAGCATTTCGGGTTGTGGCATCACAAGCAGAAAAGATAATCATGTTGATAGAATGAGAGGTCACACAGCAACAAGAGAATACAAGGCCTATGGAGAGCCTAGCAGAAATCCGCAGAgcattctgggtgtgacatcatcttctgtTGGGAGATTTTTCTAGTGGGTGGAGCCAAGGCCGCTGAGAAAGGAAGCATAAATCGGATCAAATTTTCCTTATTAGGTATTTTCTGTCACCTTTTTGGATGGTCTGGGATCATTTTATGGTCTCTCTCTGCAGTATTTCATAGCACCGTTAAGATTCTGTACATACAGTGGTGGTCAAAAGTTAACATACGCATGTAATGAAGATAGTGTTGGTTCTCTTGAATTTCCAGTTAATTctaagtcaccagctgtagtcactcatgaTTACTCACAAGAAGAGGCTGTGCTATGAAGCTCATGTCTACCAACTTTCTAAGTCTCCAAAATTGCTCATTCATgttctgtatgtatatttttgtatttggtcacattttcagtttacctGTGATGAAGTCATAAACTAATCAAActtcatgattgttttttttgtgacaaagaagtatatgTTTCAATcattctatcagagaaaaacagatttgtagaaataactggaaactcaagacagccatgacattatgttaaGTGTATGCAAACCTTTGACAACCACTGTACATATTTGTTCCAAtcatttcttttccctttctccAGCTCCTTTTCAGTCAGATGATCTTCTTATCCCGTCCCTTTCTCTTCCACCCTCTTTGGAAGTGGCAATCGCGTCCCACGCAAGTGCTTGTGATGATGACCACAATGTTCCTCAGATAGTGATGTTTGATGAAGAACTGTCCACAAATCCTTCCACATCAAACAACTTCCCAGATTCTCCCAAAAGAGCTGATGTCTCCTCATCTCCTTGTCACAGACAGCTAGTGACACACAAATGCTCCGAATGTGGCAAATGCTTTAAACATCACTCCGTCCTGGTGGAGCATCAGCGAGTCCACAGCGGCCTGCAACCTTACAACTGCTCCGAATGCGGGAGAGCTTTTCGAACGGCCACGCTGCTGGCCGGCCACAGGCTACGGAAATGCAAAAACGCTGCATACCTCTGCATAAAATGCGGTAACAGCTTTCCGTCATCGCTGGACAAATTCCGACACCACTGCCCAAAACAAGGACGTAGCTATAATTGCGAGCACTGCAAAAAGACATTCCAAAAGTCCAGCAGCCTCAAAGAACACCTCCTCACACATGTGCAAAGCCGCCTTTTCAAGTGCAGTCACTGTGGCGCTGGTTTTTCCGGCATCGGCGATCTAAAATATCATCAGCAGGTTGATCATGAGAAGCCTTACCAATGTAAACAATGTAGAAAAAGCTTCATCTCCTCAAAGTGTCTGTTGAAACATCAACAACGTCACAATGAGGTCAGCGAGATGGAAACCGCCAAATTGCTGAATGGAGGTAAACACAGGAAATGTGGCGCCACTCATCGGGTTTCATCTTTGCCCTCAAGGAAAATGACTGTCAAATCGGCCTACACCCGGGGACGGGTTACTCACAACTGTCCGCTGTGCGGAAGGAGTTTCAAGTATCGCTTTGAGTTTCTAGAACACCAGAGATTCCACACCGCTGTCAAGCCATACAAATGCTCGCAGTGCGGAAAAGCTTTCCGCACGGAAGCTCACTTGTCTGGCCACAGGAAGAGGAAATGCAAGAACGCTGCCCACATTTGCACCAAGTGTGGCTGTCAGTTTAGATCCGTGCATGAATGCGTTCGACACCAGTGTGTCCAGCTTCTGACGAAATATGAGTGTTCTCACTGCGGAAAGACCTTCAAGATGGCCCATCTACTGAGGAACCATCAGATGAATGAACATCAGCTTCCCTACAGCCCCAACCATCGCTTCAGATGCCGATACTGCGACGAAACGTTCCCTGGGATCAGTGAGCTTAAGTATCATCAACGGGTCGACCATGAGAAACCGTACCAGTGCCAGGAGTGCGGCAAATGCTTTTTGTCCGAAAAGTGCTTGTCCAATCACGAGTTGCGCCATAACGACGAGAGGCCGGAGAGTTGCCCAGTCTGTGGCCGCGGCTTCCGCAACCGCTATGACCTGAAGCAGCACATGCGCACTCATACAGGGGAGCGACCCTACCAATGTACGCACTGTTCACAGTGCTTCTCTACGGCCGGAGGCTTACGGAGTCACACTCGAGTCCACACCGGGGAGAAGCCTCACGTGTGCCCGGATTGCGGCAAAGCTTTCTCCCAGATGGGCGCGATGCGCACCCACCGGCTCACTCACACCGGTGAAAGGCCTTTCAAGTGCACAGTGTGCGGCAAAGGCTTCACAATGGCGCACAAGGTGACGGTGCACATGCGTGTCCACACTGGAGAACGCCCTTATGTGTGCTCTCAGTGCGGGAAGGCCTTCTCTGATGGCAGCGTACTTAAGCAGCACATGCTCAACCACTCAGGGGTTCGGCCTTTCCACTGCCAGATCTGTCCCAAGACGTACACCTGCCTCAACCACCTGAGGCGGCACCTCAAAAGTCACTCGAACATGAACTGACTGATTCTGACAGGGAAACAGGAAAACTTTCTTATGGTAAATTCTTCGAAATTTGCACAAATTGTGATACCACAGCCAGTGTTTTATCCAAGAATGCTTATAATTTTTCTGAGACACTGAACTCCGGGTATATATTTGGGGGAGTTTTCGGAAATTGTGGGAGAACTGTAATGAAAGGTAAAACTGTATTGTTTAAAgacttcaaattaaaatgactcaAGTCACACTTCGGTGGGAATTTTTCGTATTTTTTTGCGAGAATAAATTGCACAGGACTATGTCACACTAGTCAAAATTGcacaatggaggaaaaaaacattcacaacaGAGTATAGGTCACATTTTGGGGGGTGAATTTTAgaccaaaatataactttttacattataacgataataataaaatagagaacaacaggctaataAATAGGCATCTTTCACTGTAACATTTTAAGTGGCTTATATTCTGAATCGTCCTAGTTGCAGCATACACTAGAGGGCAGTAGCTATGTTTTGATCATTAGATTGCCGGTTTACATCAGCTGGAATCGAGGATTTCAAGATGTTTATCCTTGATTGACTTCcttatttttaaatcttcaCTGATGGAAAAGTCTGTGATTCATAAGTTCACCTGCcctatttcctgttattccatTTTGGCATATATCGGATTCTTGATTTGACTGCGGCTTCCTGTAGTCCCATCTGGCGCCCTGTGGCATCTGCCAGTAGATTAAACAGATAATCATTTGTCACAATTTTTGCGTCGGATTGCATGAAAATGAGGCTTTCAAAGGAATTGTATCTGCCACTATTAATCTCTTCCATAtgtttttatggggaaaatgatGTTCACATTTTCTCCTGCCTATTTCTTTCATTCATATGTTCCACAGAATAGTAGTTACTTCTAAATCTTTATCTCATCATAATTTTCTAACTCAACTACTGTTTATAATAAAAGTTGTACTGCGTTTAGCATACTTAATTTTCTTGTACCCTAGTCCTAGGTGTTCTAATAGTTCTGTCTGCTAAATACAATATTCAGAAGCTGCATTCGTGTTAAAATTTTGGCCTACATGTCCTGTGTTCTGGACTTCTAGGGAGCCTCTTGTCCATAGTTCGCTTAGAGTAATGATGATAACATAAGTGATGTCATTGTGTAATCTTAAAATTGTCTGCCTTTCTTGTAGTTGTACATTCCATTTTATCTTTGAGCTCCATTTGTTACGTAATAACTTTTAATCTCTTCAACTACAATTTACTGGTATAAGAGAAATGCTGCATGGAGTCATTCTGGAACACAGGCATcacattttatacattatgcCATGAAACCGAGCTGATTTATTTTGAGGACTGGCTCACCATTTTTGCGTCGAATTGCATGAAAATGGGGCTTTCAAAGGAATTGTATCTGCCACTATTAATCTCTACCATAtgtttttatggggaaaatgatGTTCACATTTTCCCCCGCCTATTTCTTTCATTCATATGTTCCACAGAATTGTAGTTACTTCTAAATCTTTATCTCATCATAATTTTCTAACTCAACTACTGTTTATAATAAAAGTTGTACTGCGTTTAGCCTACTTACTTTTCTTGTACCCGAGTCCTAGGTGTTCTACTAGTTCTGTCTGGTTAATGTCAGCTTCTTGTGGAAACTCTTTCTTCGCTAAATACAATATTCAGAAGCTGCATCCTGTGTTCTGGACTTCTAAGGGAGCCTCTTGTCCATAGTTCGCTTGATAACATAAGTGATGTCATTGTGTAATCTTAAAATTGTCTGCCTTCCTTGTAGTTGTAGATTCCATTTTATCTTTGAGCTCCATTTGTTACGTAATAACTTAATCTCTTTAACTACAATTTACTGTTATAAAAAATGCTGCATGGAGTCATTCTGGAACACAGGCATcaaattttatacattatgCCATGAAACCGAGCTGATTTATTATGAGGACTGGCTCGTAAACACCGATCATTACCAGATGTCCTTGCATCTGCTCGCTGGGAACAACTGTGTGTCTCTAAGAAAAGTGAGCTCAGTGGAAAAAATGAGTTCACGACACTCCCACCATTCATACAAGCCCACAGCAACTATGAAACATCAAGTTAACTCTTCCAAGTTTTCTACTGTTCTGAAAGTGTCATGATCTGGCTCGGGTGTGTAACGAGGACAGAACCCAGGATGCGAGAACCAGTGAAAGGCAAAGTAGGTGCTGTGCATAACTTAGGActtttaatactaaaattaggacAAAGTTATCAGAATCAGAACTAAACGGGGAGGACGTACACTGATGAAGAGGTAAAACATGACTTACGTGGATGGGGAAACAAGTTACACGAGGTAATATGCCCATGCCCAGACATACCAGAAAACAGGgtttaaataaacacacaagggctgattaccaaTCACGTGCAGCTACTTACAAGAGGACGGGAAACCTGGAGGGACACGAGgcgaaaagcacacacacacacctccacctaAAACACCCAGAGAGTTGTTATGtattccaactaggctgccaaaattaaccgattaatgaattgaaggcttttccgatcgtgctgatcgatcgatcatttttggacattaaaattGGTAAAAATGTTCTCTTTGAGGCTTTTAATGACAAATATTATCTTGTGTATTTTTGCAATTGTTTTAATCAgaaatattaaatctatcatgtgttttaaccttttgtttttttatttaaaagggaaaacgaGTAATTATTGCGTTTTTCAAAttcacattttagatataattagattttttttaaattctcagttaatcagtttgttatagatcaaaaacaatttgagcttttttattcttagtaagggaaaacatattttaatcatttgttctttatttaaaaaagaagcaaaatatTTGTTAATTATTCTCAATACCAAAAtagaaaaccaaaaatatttttatataattatttttacatttaaaaaaatgctttttaaactaaaaacaatacaaacagaaaaaaatacaattttggatataaaaattgcaattatggatttaaaaaggggaaaaactggAAATATTCCCAATTCAGTTttagtcttcatttgaatttgatcaaaaaaaagaatgtcGGCACTCTTTATTTAGTTTCTCGGgtaacacaaaatgatgtggtgggccagatttggcctctGGGCCACCTCTTTGGCAGTAGCGGTGCGTCTTGCTCTGGACAGTCCGCGGAGAGGTGACGGCAAAGTGCCGGAGCGACTCACCCAAAACAGAAGCAATTTCGCAGGATGTCTGGACTGAGGAGCTTGAAGGCTGATCGCCCCCAGA encodes:
- the LOC144085305 gene encoding uncharacterized protein LOC144085305, giving the protein MGDVEFNVPLSSLALLVPPLRLMSAVMWEVVRQRNIKHYGKLEEFVFMVTDAVPELMSKREGRLLSLGLRARTTLELLRSEHPDDLKAVETHLNRIRSSCIEETNDPVTEAPEANFMKLVQGLIEDTDGREHFLKNTFPVEYGPDFDTALETLVCEFFTRLEELLPVPDFKQTASWLSAAPSVLEEYIQCVSTGEDLKFLLQNKECHGKLGKNTVAPFQSDDLLIPSLSLPPSLEVAIASHASACDDDHNVPQIVMFDEELSTNPSTSNNFPDSPKRADVSSSPCHRQLVTHKCSECGKCFKHHSVLVEHQRVHSGLQPYNCSECGRAFRTATLLAGHRLRKCKNAAYLCIKCGNSFPSSLDKFRHHCPKQGRSYNCEHCKKTFQKSSSLKEHLLTHVQSRLFKCSHCGAGFSGIGDLKYHQQVDHEKPYQCKQCRKSFISSKCLLKHQQRHNEVSEMETAKLLNGGKHRKCGATHRVSSLPSRKMTVKSAYTRGRVTHNCPLCGRSFKYRFEFLEHQRFHTAVKPYKCSQCGKAFRTEAHLSGHRKRKCKNAAHICTKCGCQFRSVHECVRHQCVQLLTKYECSHCGKTFKMAHLLRNHQMNEHQLPYSPNHRFRCRYCDETFPGISELKYHQRVDHEKPYQCQECGKCFLSEKCLSNHELRHNDERPESCPVCGRGFRNRYDLKQHMRTHTGERPYQCTHCSQCFSTAGGLRSHTRVHTGEKPHVCPDCGKAFSQMGAMRTHRLTHTGERPFKCTVCGKGFTMAHKVTVHMRVHTGERPYVCSQCGKAFSDGSVLKQHMLNHSGVRPFHCQICPKTYTCLNHLRRHLKSHSNMN